The following proteins are co-located in the Apium graveolens cultivar Ventura chromosome 5, ASM990537v1, whole genome shotgun sequence genome:
- the LOC141723515 gene encoding zinc-finger homeodomain protein 2-like, which yields MEGLQSSLDYTNNLSHQPNQDSSASKLATAAGRRSDGGVILSPAQTLDQFRQFYVHQHQRQEPNNPDPDTIPDPDPPQLGAVPVAAVPNANTTPTPLPLPPPPQEVDVPSPIRCQYRECLKNHAASIGGHVVDGCGEFMPSGEEGTPEAFKCAACECHRNFHRRETEGGEGQQLTTTNHVYYPRNPNGINSIRTMNHHNQIPPQARHQHRNFPNHYSHSLASPSGPVMMAFGSRGPEESSSEDLNMFQSTGGGQHMVVPSSYSGSKKRFRTKFTKEQKDRMHEVAEKMGWKIQKQDDEEVQQLCQELGVKRQVFKVWMHNNKQAMKKKQDE from the coding sequence ATGGAAGGACTGCAAAGCTCTCTAGATTATACAAATAATTTGAGTCATCAACCTAATCAAGATTCATCAGCTTCTAAGCTAGCCACAGCAGCTGGTAGGAGGAGTGACGGTGGAGTAATTCTTAGCCCGGCTCAGACGCTAGATCAGTTTCGACAATTTTATGTTCATCAGCACCAAAGACAAGAACCTAATAATCCAGATCCGGACACAATTCCAGATCCAGATCCACCTCAATTAGGTGCAGTCCCAGTTGCTGCAGTACCAAATGCAAACACAACACCAACTCCACTGCCACTGCCACCGCCACCTCAAGAAGTTGATGTTCCTTCACCTATTCGATGTCAATATCGAGAATGTCTAAAGAATCACGCAGCTAGCATCGGAGGTCATGTGGTAGATGGGTGCGGAGAGTTCATGCCAAGCGGAGAGGAAGGCACGCCAGAAGCCTTCAAATGCGCAGCTTGTGAATGTCATCGGAATTTTCATAGGAGAGAGACGGAAGGCGGCGAAGGGCAACAGCTAACCACAACAAATCATGTATACTACCCTCGTAACCCTAATGGGATAAACAGCATAAGAACTATGAATCATCACAACCAAATTCCTCCACAAGCCCGTCATCAGCACCGCAATTTCCCTAATCACTACTCACATAGTTTGGCTAGTCCGTCGGGGCCTGTGATGATGGCTTTTGGCAGTAGAGGCCCCGAGGAATCCTCGAGTGAAGACCTCAACATGTTTCAGTCCACAGGTGGAGGCCAACATATGGTGGTACCATCATCATATTCGGGGTCTAAGAAGAGGTTTAGGACGAAATTCACCAAAGAACAGAAAGATAGAATGCATGAAGTTGCGGAGAAAATGGGGTGGAAGATACAAAAGCAAGACGACGAAGAAGTTCAGCAATTGTGCCAAGAGTTAGGTGTGAAGAGACAAGTGTTCAAAGTTTGGATGCACAACAACAAACAAGCCATGAAGAAGAAACAAGATGAATGA